CCCAGTATATTACGGCGCAGAACGAATTAAATGAAATTGGCATGATGCGCTGTGCCGCAAGCAGGCACGGCACATAAAAAACGACAACTTACGGAGCGGGCTGGCGGCTGTCGCACTCGCCCTTGCCGGCGCCGACGACGACGTTCTGGTAGTGCACCTCGTACTTGCCGGGCGTCAGCCTGTCGAGCGTGAACGTCGCACGCGGCTGCACGAAGGCGTGGCGCACGTTTGCGCGGCGCTCCAGGTCGTACAGCTTGACGAACACCGGCGACGCGTTCGCGCTATTGTCGATCGTCACCTGCATCCCGGCGCCCTCATTCCCCACCGGGTAGCCCGGCAGATAGGCCGACTCGGCTGGCCACGGCTCGCCGCCTGGCGCCGTCAGGGTTTGCAGGTCGGTGCTGCAATCGGGCACGCGGTCAGGCACCACCAGCTGGGCGATGCCGAGTGTGCGAACGGCAGGCGTACCACGGCCGGCCCAGGTATCCGGCGCGGGCGCGGGCTCGGCGGCTGCAATTGCAGGCGTCGCTGCAGCCGGCGGCGTGCTGGCCAGCACGCTCACGGGCTTTTGCACACCGCTCCAGGCCAGCGCGCCGGGCATCATGCCCGGTTGCCCGATGAGCAGGACGGCAGTGGCGGCGCCGGCCACGAAGCAGATGGTCAGCCCCAGCCACCAGCGCGGATCGCGCATCAGGCGTGCGCGGCGCGGCTTGTGGGCTGACGGGGCGTCACCCGCGTCGCCGCCCTTGCGCAGCTGGCCATCCTTGGCGTTCGAGCTTTCCAGCCACTCGACTTCCCATTCTTCGGATGCAATCCACTCGTCATGCTCCTTGCGGCGCACCGGATCGGCCAGGACGTTGTAGGCCGAATTGACGACGGCCATGATGCGGGCGGCCTTTTCGTCGCCCGGATTCTTGTCGGGATGGTATTTCTGGCTCAGCGCCTTGTACGATGCACGAATGACTTCCTGGGGCGCGTGACGCGACACCTTCAGGTTGTCATAGTGTGTGTGAATCTTGGCCATGGTGTGTCAAATCTGCCCGCTGATGCCTGCCATTGATGCTACGTCCTCGGCCGAGGCGGATGGCCGGACCCTGGCACTGGAATGTCGTACAGCTTAGACGCAATTGTGTCCGTTGTGCAAGATATCACAATTGTCACAGGCGATGACTGCGGTCGGCCTGGACGATTGCATGGGGCAATGTTACAGCCTGCCCGACCACCAGCACCTTGAATAATTCGCCCATTTCCGCTGGTGAGACGAGCTTTTGCACGGCGCGCGACTGTGGCAGGAAGCGCAGTGCATCCTCGGGGTTGTTTTCAAGCAACAATTCACCAATCCCGCCACCGATCAGGAACGCGGCCTGGCTCATGTAGGCCAGCACCGGCAGGCCCGCATCCTGGGCCGCCAGCGCCATCGCCGTGAAATCGACGTGGGCCGTAATGTCCTGCAGGCCCGGCAGATAGAACGGATCGGGGTGCGCGTGATGGCGGTAGTGGCACATCAGGGTGCCGCCGATGCGCTGGTCGAGGTAGTACTCGTGGGCCGGGAAACCGTAGTCGAACAGGATTGCCGCGCCGCGGCCACCCGCGAACATCGTTGCCAGCGAGCCCATGAAGCCGGCGCCGACCGGGTGCAGCTCGGTGACATAGCCTTCGATCATCTGTTCATGGTCGGGCACCTGGCGCACCAGCTGCTCGTGCAGGGCGGCATCAAGCGGCGCCTGGACAAACGCGAATGCGCCGTCCTCGATCGTGACCATCTGGCGGCGCCAGCCGTCCCGGGTGCGGATCACCA
This sequence is a window from Oxalobacteraceae sp. CFBP 8761. Protein-coding genes within it:
- a CDS encoding J domain-containing protein — encoded protein: MAKIHTHYDNLKVSRHAPQEVIRASYKALSQKYHPDKNPGDEKAARIMAVVNSAYNVLADPVRRKEHDEWIASEEWEVEWLESSNAKDGQLRKGGDAGDAPSAHKPRRARLMRDPRWWLGLTICFVAGAATAVLLIGQPGMMPGALAWSGVQKPVSVLASTPPAAATPAIAAAEPAPAPDTWAGRGTPAVRTLGIAQLVVPDRVPDCSTDLQTLTAPGGEPWPAESAYLPGYPVGNEGAGMQVTIDNSANASPVFVKLYDLERRANVRHAFVQPRATFTLDRLTPGKYEVHYQNVVVGAGKGECDSRQPAP
- a CDS encoding SAM-dependent methyltransferase translates to MSLPAPDHDALAASHALQQLIADEIEQSGGQIAFSRFMELALYAPRLGYYSGGAAKLGAEGDFITAPEMTPLFGATVARVAAAIIAQSAPDIIEFGAGTGRLARDVLAALARQGVAVNSYTIIELSGELRARQQANLADLPQVRWQDAMPEHFSGAVLANEVLDAMPVELVIRTRDGWRRQMVTIEDGAFAFVQAPLDAALHEQLVRQVPDHEQMIEGYVTELHPVGAGFMGSLATMFAGGRGAAILFDYGFPAHEYYLDQRIGGTLMCHYRHHAHPDPFYLPGLQDITAHVDFTAMALAAQDAGLPVLAYMSQAAFLIGGGIGELLLENNPEDALRFLPQSRAVQKLVSPAEMGELFKVLVVGQAVTLPHAIVQADRSHRL